One Yoonia sp. BS5-3 genomic window carries:
- a CDS encoding DUF1501 domain-containing protein: MRTRREFLKSSAFTTAASIAGVAGAPQFAFGQSSNGKTLIKVFMRGGADGLHLFPPTIDPFYREYRPNLAIEEPNQQDSYTAVDLGHSYRALNPNLELLKEIWDDGRLMIAPATALPEGNRSHFDNQRWIGTGAQDNYIDGYLNRYMQLVPGVEHSLRGAILGKTSRSREISGEVTIPAISGEGGFDVSNRWFCTDPTSGACAEHELTEYMRGFGTTEVNGSPMEQYIRDNQFSTVEAIDEVAGAESSYTLSGAAVAQGLDYSETQTGRGLKVAAQLLKGNVPLEVACIDWNVGWDSHSNQITSATANDRFVNADLQTGARDFLTFYKDLGELIDDVVVIVGTEFGRTVLENGSLGTDHGHGGPWFAFGGPTNKIMADDVSSLEMNGLLLNRYIPTVTNYRDILGEIMIRHMGMSDTLVDSIFPGHDFTDLGLFA, encoded by the coding sequence ATGAGAACCCGTAGAGAATTTCTTAAATCATCCGCATTCACAACGGCTGCAAGTATTGCCGGTGTGGCAGGCGCGCCCCAATTCGCATTTGGTCAATCATCGAATGGCAAAACACTGATCAAGGTCTTTATGCGCGGCGGTGCAGACGGACTGCATCTATTCCCGCCGACGATCGATCCATTTTACCGCGAATACCGGCCGAATTTGGCGATCGAAGAGCCAAACCAGCAAGACAGCTATACCGCTGTTGATCTGGGGCACAGCTACCGCGCGCTGAACCCAAACCTGGAGCTTTTGAAAGAAATCTGGGATGATGGTCGGCTGATGATTGCGCCCGCCACCGCCCTTCCCGAAGGCAACCGTTCGCATTTCGACAACCAACGCTGGATCGGCACCGGGGCGCAGGACAATTACATCGACGGGTACTTGAACCGCTATATGCAGCTGGTCCCCGGCGTTGAGCACAGCCTGCGTGGTGCGATTTTGGGTAAAACGTCTCGGAGCCGTGAAATCTCGGGTGAAGTGACGATCCCGGCTATTAGCGGGGAAGGTGGTTTTGACGTATCGAACCGATGGTTCTGTACCGACCCCACAAGTGGTGCCTGCGCCGAACACGAACTGACCGAATATATGCGCGGTTTTGGGACCACCGAGGTGAACGGTTCACCAATGGAGCAATATATCCGCGATAACCAATTCAGCACTGTTGAAGCTATCGATGAAGTGGCCGGTGCCGAAAGCAGCTATACGCTATCAGGGGCCGCTGTCGCGCAGGGGCTGGACTATTCTGAAACCCAAACCGGTCGCGGCCTGAAGGTTGCGGCGCAGCTCCTGAAGGGCAATGTCCCACTCGAAGTTGCCTGCATCGACTGGAATGTTGGTTGGGACAGCCATTCGAACCAAATCACCAGCGCAACGGCCAATGATCGTTTTGTCAATGCGGACCTGCAAACAGGCGCACGTGATTTCTTGACCTTCTATAAAGATCTCGGCGAGTTGATCGATGATGTCGTAGTGATCGTCGGCACAGAGTTCGGCCGGACCGTACTTGAAAACGGTAGCCTTGGTACAGACCACGGGCACGGTGGACCATGGTTTGCATTTGGCGGACCAACAAACAAGATCATGGCGGATGATGTGTCGTCACTTGAGATGAACGGTCTTTTACTGAACAGATATATCCCGACTGTGACGAACTATCGCGATATCCTTGGTGAGATTATGATCCGTCACATGGGCATGTCGGACACTTTGGTCGATAGCATCTTCCCAGGTCACGACTTCACTGATCTGGGGCTGTTTGCATAA
- the prpE gene encoding propionate-CoA ligase PrpE — protein MGYAKVYAAWKDDPETFWMEQAKAIDWTRPPTKALDDSNAPLYRWFTDAEVNTCYNAVDRHVENGRGEQAAIIYDSPVTQTKHSISYAQLQTRVAALAGALRAKGITKGDRVIIYMPMIPEALEAMLACARLGAIHSVVFGGFAANELAVRIDDATPKAIIAGSCGIEPGRIVAYKPLLDGAIELANHKPEFCVIFQREQELAALTPGRDFDWHAFQAGVEPAECVPVSGDHPAYILYTSGTTGAPKGVVRPTAGHLVALNWTMKAVYNVNPGEVFWAASDVGWVVGHSYICYAPLIHGNTTVVFEGKPIGTPDAGTFWRVIEEHDVKSFFTAPTAFRAIKREDPKGAMIKDYDISGLRALYLAGERADPDTIEWAQRVMGVPVYDHWWQTETGYTIAGNPAGIEALPVKIGSPTVAMPGYDVQILDEAGQPVQPGALGAIAVKLPLPPGTLPTLWNAEDRFVQSYLTTFPGYYETGDAGMIDEDGYLYIMARTDDVINVAGHRLSTGAMEEVLAAHPDVGECAVIGVSDTLKGQLPLGFICLNAGCDRSHADIGAEVIAAVREKIGPVAAFKLVAVVDRLPKTRSGKILRGTMVKIADGAAYKMPATIDDPTILDEIEAALKPLGYAGG, from the coding sequence ATGGGATACGCCAAGGTCTATGCCGCATGGAAGGATGATCCAGAGACATTCTGGATGGAACAGGCCAAGGCCATTGATTGGACACGCCCGCCGACAAAGGCGCTAGATGACAGCAATGCCCCGCTTTATCGGTGGTTCACGGATGCCGAGGTTAACACCTGCTACAACGCCGTTGACCGCCATGTGGAAAATGGGCGCGGCGAACAAGCCGCCATCATCTATGATAGCCCCGTCACCCAGACCAAACACAGCATTTCATATGCGCAGTTGCAAACGCGGGTTGCCGCGCTTGCAGGGGCTTTGCGTGCCAAGGGGATCACGAAAGGCGACCGCGTGATCATCTATATGCCGATGATCCCCGAAGCGCTTGAGGCCATGCTGGCCTGCGCAAGGCTGGGCGCGATCCATTCGGTTGTCTTTGGCGGGTTTGCCGCGAATGAACTGGCCGTGCGGATCGATGACGCGACCCCAAAGGCGATCATCGCAGGCTCTTGCGGGATCGAGCCGGGCCGGATTGTGGCCTATAAACCGCTGTTGGATGGCGCGATTGAACTTGCCAATCACAAACCCGAATTCTGCGTAATTTTCCAGCGGGAACAAGAGCTTGCTGCGCTCACCCCTGGGCGCGATTTTGATTGGCATGCGTTTCAGGCCGGTGTTGAACCGGCTGAATGTGTACCCGTCAGCGGCGATCATCCGGCCTATATTCTTTACACCTCTGGCACCACCGGTGCCCCCAAGGGCGTCGTTCGCCCAACCGCTGGCCATCTTGTCGCGCTGAATTGGACCATGAAAGCGGTCTATAACGTCAACCCGGGCGAGGTGTTCTGGGCCGCCTCGGATGTCGGCTGGGTCGTGGGCCATTCCTATATCTGCTACGCCCCGCTGATCCATGGCAACACCACCGTCGTATTTGAGGGCAAACCCATCGGCACGCCGGATGCCGGAACCTTTTGGCGTGTTATTGAAGAGCATGACGTGAAGTCCTTTTTCACCGCCCCCACGGCCTTTCGCGCGATCAAACGCGAAGACCCCAAGGGCGCGATGATCAAGGACTACGATATCTCTGGGCTGCGCGCGCTTTATCTGGCGGGCGAACGGGCGGATCCCGACACGATTGAATGGGCGCAGCGCGTTATGGGCGTGCCTGTCTATGATCACTGGTGGCAGACCGAGACGGGGTACACGATTGCAGGCAACCCTGCCGGGATTGAGGCGCTGCCTGTCAAGATCGGCTCGCCCACCGTGGCAATGCCCGGCTACGACGTGCAGATCCTTGATGAAGCCGGGCAGCCGGTACAGCCCGGGGCGCTTGGCGCCATTGCGGTGAAACTGCCGCTGCCCCCCGGCACTTTGCCCACCTTGTGGAACGCAGAAGACCGGTTTGTGCAATCTTATCTGACGACCTTTCCAGGATATTATGAAACTGGCGATGCGGGCATGATCGATGAGGATGGATATCTTTATATCATGGCGCGCACTGATGATGTGATCAATGTGGCCGGACACCGGCTATCGACCGGTGCGATGGAAGAGGTGCTTGCCGCCCATCCCGATGTGGGGGAATGCGCTGTGATCGGGGTATCGGACACGCTGAAGGGGCAATTGCCGCTGGGCTTCATCTGCCTGAATGCAGGCTGCGATCGCTCTCATGCCGATATAGGCGCAGAAGTGATCGCCGCTGTCCGCGAAAAAATCGGCCCCGTGGCCGCGTTCAAGCTGGTGGCGGTGGTTGATCGGCTTCCCAAAACACGCTCGGGCAAAATTCTGCGCGGAACGATGGTGAAAATTGCGGACGGGGCCGCCTATAAAATGCCTGCGACAATAGATGATCCGACCATTTTGGATGAAATCGAAGCAGCACTAAAACCGTTGGGATATGCGGGGGGATGA
- a CDS encoding DUF1800 domain-containing protein: MKAKFSSALAISPLLLAAMGFDASAQTLTATNQGSVSSLTSQEEALSSKAIVINIAVDGTYVITVPETSNFALKVDGVRLVEPSGLQLTAITSLVAGTHVVEIEGSDLPENSFDLISIHQSGFFQEVSLSAITASGEDESLETALANVRPNNSGSNEGLRVATNIGNILAIGRGLQNPEEEPVNFGSGALVSPLAPPVNATVTEAIQIVSGGTEDGLVASTGQTLFGRVQDYLTYDIVNVTIQPSGRETTVSVGPNRGGFAIRLFDEDLSSGAASVTISAGSSEDDTLSTEAVTYDYIAAELSDGLSMTLSRATFGATPALYSRVRAIGYRAYLEEQFNPDSIDDSLFESLNADMFLWDTNGALSAASGLRNYNLARAVYSEKQLQEVTGLFWSNHFHAANKMSYVVVQAYDDRQFYRDNAFGNFEDMLLYSARSPLMSQFLDNDESVVGNLNENYAREILELHTVGADAGYGDDDIIAVARVFTGWNYTQTNVGTDDARKYEFTFHADRHDAEDKYIPFLDVTIQGRSGEAGVEEGEELIALLADDPRTHAYVCGKIVQWFVADEPPQNFIDMCTEAWADSDGNSEAMLRAVLLSPEFVSTPEILRAKGKNPLEYAASFLRATGAELYEMAPTGTGNGDDWGTWARYSTAQQNSGYDPAGFDLPTGLDEVGASWANSAVMTAMYNAPELTIANRINNAIYIEDRMAENGLETPEELAAYLLAIATTDHYRRDEFEAVLNVLQISGEPFVTDSVWSSRAIHRALAITHIIPSFSLQ, encoded by the coding sequence ATGAAGGCAAAATTTTCTTCAGCCCTCGCAATATCCCCGCTGCTGCTTGCTGCGATGGGTTTTGATGCTTCTGCACAAACGCTGACAGCGACAAACCAGGGGAGTGTGTCATCGCTCACATCACAAGAAGAAGCGCTGTCTTCTAAAGCGATTGTGATCAATATCGCAGTAGACGGCACTTATGTGATCACTGTCCCTGAGACGAGCAATTTTGCCCTGAAAGTCGACGGTGTTCGCCTTGTCGAACCTAGCGGCTTGCAACTGACAGCGATTACCAGCCTGGTGGCGGGAACTCATGTGGTTGAGATTGAAGGAAGCGACCTTCCCGAAAACAGCTTTGATCTGATCAGCATTCACCAATCCGGCTTCTTTCAGGAAGTTTCGCTTAGCGCGATCACTGCAAGCGGTGAGGACGAGTCCCTTGAAACCGCGTTGGCCAATGTACGTCCGAACAACTCGGGATCCAATGAAGGGCTGCGTGTTGCTACGAATATCGGCAATATCCTGGCAATCGGTCGCGGTCTCCAAAATCCAGAAGAAGAGCCTGTGAACTTTGGATCTGGTGCCCTGGTTTCACCACTTGCGCCCCCGGTGAATGCGACTGTCACGGAAGCTATCCAAATTGTAAGCGGTGGAACCGAAGACGGGCTGGTTGCTTCGACTGGGCAAACGCTTTTTGGGCGCGTTCAGGACTACCTGACCTACGACATCGTTAATGTGACCATTCAGCCATCTGGCCGCGAGACCACCGTGTCGGTCGGCCCTAACCGGGGCGGCTTTGCAATCAGGTTGTTTGACGAGGATCTCAGCTCTGGCGCGGCGAGCGTCACCATCAGCGCAGGTTCATCAGAGGATGACACGCTATCGACTGAAGCCGTTACCTATGACTACATCGCAGCCGAACTGAGCGATGGGCTGAGCATGACACTGTCGCGGGCCACCTTCGGTGCAACACCTGCACTTTATTCACGTGTCCGTGCGATCGGATACCGTGCCTATCTGGAAGAGCAATTTAACCCCGACAGCATCGACGATAGCCTTTTTGAATCGTTGAATGCTGACATGTTCCTTTGGGACACAAACGGCGCATTGAGCGCCGCATCTGGTTTGCGGAACTATAACCTGGCACGCGCGGTATACTCCGAAAAGCAACTGCAAGAAGTGACCGGCCTGTTCTGGTCGAACCATTTCCATGCAGCCAACAAGATGAGCTACGTTGTCGTACAGGCGTATGACGACCGGCAATTCTACCGTGACAATGCGTTTGGCAACTTCGAAGACATGTTGCTTTACTCCGCGCGCAGCCCGCTGATGTCGCAATTCCTGGACAATGATGAAAGCGTTGTGGGGAATTTGAACGAAAACTATGCCCGCGAAATTCTCGAGTTGCACACAGTTGGCGCCGATGCAGGTTACGGGGATGACGATATTATTGCTGTCGCGCGTGTATTCACAGGTTGGAACTACACGCAAACCAATGTTGGAACCGATGACGCAAGAAAGTATGAATTCACCTTCCACGCTGATCGGCACGATGCCGAAGATAAGTATATCCCCTTCCTGGATGTGACGATTCAGGGCCGCTCTGGTGAAGCTGGTGTTGAAGAAGGCGAAGAGCTGATCGCGTTGCTGGCAGACGATCCGCGGACCCATGCGTATGTTTGCGGTAAGATCGTCCAGTGGTTCGTTGCTGACGAGCCACCGCAGAACTTTATCGACATGTGTACCGAAGCCTGGGCTGACAGCGACGGAAACAGCGAGGCCATGCTGCGCGCTGTTCTATTGTCGCCAGAATTTGTGAGTACCCCGGAAATTCTGCGGGCCAAAGGGAAAAACCCCCTTGAATACGCCGCGTCCTTCCTGCGCGCCACCGGCGCCGAGCTGTATGAAATGGCACCAACAGGTACCGGAAACGGCGACGACTGGGGGACATGGGCAAGATATTCGACGGCCCAACAGAACTCTGGCTATGATCCTGCTGGTTTTGATCTGCCCACGGGTTTGGACGAAGTTGGTGCAAGCTGGGCGAACTCTGCGGTGATGACGGCGATGTACAACGCGCCCGAATTGACGATCGCAAACCGGATCAACAACGCGATCTATATCGAAGATCGGATGGCAGAAAACGGTCTTGAAACACCTGAGGAGTTGGCGGCTTATCTGCTGGCGATTGCGACCACAGACCATTACCGCAGGGATGAATTTGAAGCGGTTCTAAACGTCCTTCAGATTAGCGGTGAACCCTTCGTAACCGACAGTGTGTGGTCATCCCGGGCGATCCATCGCGCGCTTGCCATAACCCACATCATCCCAAGCTTCAGCTTGCAATAA
- a CDS encoding NADP-dependent malic enzyme, with the protein MTDDAKESLRQAALDYHQFPKPGKLEIRATKPLANGRDLARAYSPGVAEACLEIKDDATTARDYTARGNLVAVVTNGSAVLGLGNIGALASKPVMEGKAVLFKKFANIDCFDIELNEPDPEKLADIVCALEPTFGAINLEDIKAPDCFIVEKLCRERMNIPVFHDDQHGTAIVVGAAATNALHVTGKKFEDIKIVSTGGGAAGIACLNMLLKLGVKRENVWLCDIEGLVYAGREKDMTPQKAAYAQGTTPATLGDVIDGADLFLGLSGPGVLKPEMVAKMADRPIIFALANPTPEISPDDARAVNPGAIIATGRSDFPNQVNNVLCFPFIFRGALDVGATEINDAMKIACVEGIAALARETTSAEAAAAYRGEQLTFGPDYLIPKPFDPRLMGVVASAVAGAACETGVAARPLADLAAYKANLDGSVFKSAMIMRPVFEAARTAERKIVFAEGEDERVLRASQAIMEETTDTPILIGRPEVIERRCERAGLKIRPGVDFSIVNPENDPRYRDYWETYHRLMARKGVTPDLAKAIMRTNTTAIAAVMVQRGEADSMICGTFGQYLWHLNYITQILGTEEYHPVAGLSLMILEDGPLFVADTQVHPEPTPEQIAETVIGAARHVRRFGVEPKVALCSHSQFGNLDSDSGRRMRAAMAILDSTPRDFAYEGEMHIDAALDVELRNRVFPDAHLPGAANTLIFANTDAASGVRNILKMKGGGLEVGPILMGMGNRCHIVTPSITARGLLNMCAVAGTPVAHYG; encoded by the coding sequence ATGACCGATGACGCAAAAGAGAGCCTGAGACAGGCCGCACTCGATTATCATCAGTTCCCAAAACCCGGCAAATTGGAAATCCGGGCGACCAAGCCCTTGGCCAACGGGCGTGATCTGGCCCGCGCCTATTCGCCTGGCGTGGCCGAGGCCTGTTTGGAAATCAAGGACGATGCCACCACTGCCCGCGATTACACAGCCCGCGGAAATTTGGTTGCAGTTGTCACCAACGGCTCGGCTGTTTTAGGGCTGGGCAATATTGGTGCGCTTGCCTCCAAACCGGTGATGGAAGGCAAGGCTGTTCTGTTCAAGAAATTTGCCAATATCGATTGCTTTGATATCGAGCTGAACGAACCCGATCCCGAAAAACTGGCTGATATCGTTTGCGCCTTAGAGCCCACATTCGGCGCGATCAATCTGGAAGATATCAAGGCGCCCGATTGTTTTATCGTGGAAAAGCTCTGCCGTGAGCGGATGAATATCCCCGTCTTTCATGACGATCAGCATGGCACCGCAATTGTGGTAGGCGCCGCCGCCACAAACGCGCTGCATGTCACCGGCAAGAAATTCGAGGATATCAAGATCGTCAGCACTGGCGGCGGCGCTGCGGGTATTGCCTGCTTGAACATGCTGCTTAAGCTGGGTGTCAAACGCGAAAATGTCTGGCTTTGCGATATCGAAGGGCTTGTATACGCAGGCCGCGAAAAGGACATGACCCCGCAAAAGGCGGCCTATGCCCAAGGCACCACCCCTGCCACGCTCGGTGATGTCATTGATGGTGCTGATCTGTTCCTTGGCCTGTCCGGGCCCGGCGTGCTGAAGCCTGAGATGGTCGCGAAAATGGCAGATCGGCCGATCATCTTTGCATTGGCCAATCCAACCCCCGAAATCAGCCCTGACGATGCCCGCGCTGTGAACCCCGGTGCCATCATCGCCACGGGCCGCAGCGATTTTCCCAATCAGGTCAATAATGTCCTGTGTTTCCCTTTCATCTTCCGTGGCGCGTTGGATGTGGGCGCGACCGAGATCAATGACGCGATGAAAATCGCCTGTGTTGAAGGCATCGCCGCGCTGGCCCGCGAAACCACCAGCGCCGAGGCCGCTGCCGCCTATCGAGGTGAACAGCTGACCTTTGGCCCTGATTATCTGATCCCCAAACCTTTTGACCCGCGCCTGATGGGTGTTGTTGCCAGTGCCGTTGCCGGGGCCGCCTGCGAAACAGGTGTCGCCGCCCGCCCCCTTGCCGATCTGGCCGCCTATAAAGCCAATCTGGATGGCTCGGTCTTCAAATCCGCCATGATCATGCGCCCCGTCTTTGAGGCCGCCCGCACCGCAGAACGCAAAATTGTCTTCGCCGAGGGCGAGGATGAGCGTGTCTTGCGCGCAAGCCAGGCGATCATGGAAGAAACAACCGACACCCCAATTCTGATTGGCCGTCCTGAGGTGATTGAACGCCGCTGCGAACGTGCCGGCTTGAAAATCCGCCCTGGTGTCGATTTCAGCATCGTAAACCCCGAAAATGATCCGCGTTATCGCGACTATTGGGAAACCTATCATAGGCTGATGGCCCGCAAGGGCGTGACCCCTGATCTGGCCAAAGCCATCATGCGCACCAACACCACTGCGATTGCCGCCGTGATGGTCCAGCGTGGCGAGGCCGATAGTATGATTTGCGGGACGTTTGGCCAGTACCTTTGGCACCTGAACTATATTACCCAAATCCTTGGGACAGAAGAGTATCATCCCGTTGCTGGCCTGTCCCTGATGATCCTGGAAGATGGCCCGCTTTTTGTGGCTGACACCCAGGTGCATCCTGAACCAACCCCCGAACAAATCGCAGAAACCGTCATCGGTGCCGCGCGCCATGTGCGCCGTTTCGGGGTTGAACCCAAAGTGGCGCTTTGTTCGCACAGCCAGTTCGGCAATCTTGATAGCGATAGTGGCCGCCGCATGCGTGCCGCGATGGCCATCCTTGATAGTACCCCCCGCGATTTCGCCTATGAGGGCGAGATGCATATCGATGCGGCCCTGGACGTGGAGTTGCGCAACCGCGTTTTCCCCGATGCCCATCTGCCTGGCGCGGCCAATACGTTGATCTTTGCCAATACCGATGCCGCTTCGGGCGTGCGCAACATTCTGAAAATGAAGGGCGGCGGGCTTGAGGTTGGCCCGATCCTGATGGGCATGGGCAACCGCTGCCATATCGTCACCCCATCGATCACGGCACGTGGTTTGCTGAATATGTGCGCCGTCGCTGGCACGCCAGTTGCCCATTACGGCTGA
- a CDS encoding NAD kinase gives MPRPQIAFVASPVPLAQSALKTLIKAYGDAPQEKADIIVALGGDGFMLQTLHASQHLDAPVYGMNRGTVGFLMNEFGADDLPARLDSAVEEVINPLAMTALTADGTMHDALAINEVSLLRAGPQAAKLRITVDGKERLPELVCDGALVATPAGSTAYNYSAHGPILPIGSGVLALTAMSAFRPRRWRGALLPKRAVVRFDVIDPQKRPVMADADGSSVRDVVSVEIRSEPSVQHRILFDPGHGLEERLIQEQFA, from the coding sequence ATGCCGCGCCCCCAAATTGCCTTTGTTGCCAGCCCCGTGCCGCTTGCGCAATCTGCCTTGAAAACGCTGATAAAGGCGTATGGCGATGCCCCGCAAGAAAAAGCAGACATTATTGTCGCGCTGGGCGGGGATGGGTTCATGCTGCAAACACTGCATGCCAGCCAACATCTAGATGCGCCGGTTTACGGGATGAATCGCGGCACCGTTGGCTTTTTGATGAATGAATTTGGCGCCGATGACCTGCCGGCACGGCTGGACAGCGCCGTTGAAGAGGTGATCAACCCGCTGGCCATGACCGCCCTGACCGCAGATGGGACGATGCATGATGCCTTGGCTATCAATGAGGTCAGCCTGCTGCGTGCAGGTCCGCAGGCGGCTAAATTGCGGATCACCGTGGATGGAAAAGAACGGCTGCCCGAACTTGTCTGTGACGGCGCATTGGTTGCGACCCCGGCAGGGTCGACCGCCTATAACTATTCCGCGCACGGCCCGATCTTGCCAATCGGGTCTGGCGTTTTGGCGCTGACCGCAATGTCCGCATTTCGCCCCCGCCGCTGGCGAGGGGCATTGCTGCCCAAGCGCGCTGTTGTGCGTTTTGACGTGATCGACCCGCAAAAAAGACCCGTGATGGCGGATGCAGACGGTAGCTCGGTCCGGGATGTGGTCAGTGTTGAGATCAGATCAGAGCCATCGGTTCAACATCGCATATTGTTTGATCCGGGGCATGGTCTGGAAGAACGACTGATCCAAGAACAGTTTGCATAA